Within Nosocomiicoccus ampullae, the genomic segment GATTGTTGCGCGTGTTGGTGAGGGGATTGTTTCAACAATTGGTTCATCTAAACACCACACTGTTGTATTAGAAAATCCAGATTTAATTTCAAAAACTGTACTCGACAAAGGGCTTGATTCAGGGACGGCATTTGAAATTTTATCAATTGATATTGCAGACGTAGACATCGGTAAAAACATTGGTGCAGACTTACAAACTGAACAAGCTGTTGCAGATAAAAACATCGCACAAGCAAAAGCAGAAGAGCGCCGTGCGATGGCAGTTGCTGAAGAGCAAGAAATGAGAGCACGTGTTCAGGAAATGCACGCGAAAGTTGTGGAATCTGAATCTAAAGTTCCACTCGCATTTGCTAAAGCGTTAGAAGAAGGAAATATTACGGTTTCTGAATACTACGATTTAAAAAATGTTGAAGCAGATACAAAAATGAGAGATTCAATTAACAAAATGACAGATCCGACAAAATATAATGAAGAAGAGTAAGTGATATTATGGAGTTACTCGTACCATTAATTATATTTGCGATTGGCGGTATTATTTCATACTTTAATAATGCTGAACAACAAAAAAAGCAGCGAGAAAATCCGAGAAACATTGATTTTGATAAGTTAAATGAAAAATACCAAAAATCAAAACAAGAAGCGGTTGATGAATTCAAACGTTTAAAAGAAGAGTCTTCTAACTTTGAATTTGAAAAAGAAGTTAAAAAGACACAACCAAAAATAAAACGTAAACTTCAAGACACTGTAAAAAAAGAAGTTGAAAGACCTGTTGAAACTGCGAAGTTAAGTGAGTTTGAGAACGAAGTTAAAAAAGAGCGTAAACGTACTGTAAGTGAAAATAATGACAGTAAAAGCGCATTATCTTTTGATAAAGAAGCGGTCGTTAACGGTATTATTATGCAAGAAGTTCTCGGACCACCTAAAAGCAGGCAAAGAAGAGTTAGATAATACTAACTCTTCTTTTTTATGGTTAAATAATCATAGTATAATGAAAGAGAGGTGTAATTTATGCAGTTTAAATTTAAAAAACAAAATCAGCATGGTGCATGGGCGATGGTTTTTATGCCACCATTATTAGGTATGGTTGCAGGAGGATTTCATGCTTCGCAATTGTTTTTTATCATTGGATGGTTATTTATATTTTTCTCAGCAGATCACATACTATATTTTTTCAAGAGATTTAAACGTAAAGAATTTGAGATTCTAAATAGTGCTCTTTTATTTGGGGTTATTTCACTACTATTTCTTCTCTACCCGATTATGGTTGAGTACCGAGTAATTTATTTTTTCCTTTGTATGATTCCTTTTGGTACTGTTAATGCTTATTTCTCATTTAAACGTAATGAACGAAATATGCTGAATAATATCTCAGCGATTATCATATTTAGTTTAGCAGGTGGTGCTACAGGAATTTTAAATACTCACGAAGTTACAAATAAGTTAATATTTATAATGATTATCACTACGCTATATTTTGTTGGATCAGCACTAGTTGTAAAAACAGTAATACGCGAAAAGAACAATCCAAAGTATAAATGGGCATCATTTATTTATCATTTTATTATTATGGTTGCAGGATTTATTTATCATCCGATTGTAGGTGTTGCATTTTTATTTGGATTTATTAGAGCAGTATATGTGTATGGAAAAGGATGGAAACCGAAACAACTCGGTATTTTAGAAATCATTCATGTAGTATACGTGACTATTGTTATCTCGCTATTTATGGTATATTTTAGTTAATCTATTGAGAGTTTTACTTCAAATAAGAAAGGGTTAGTACATGCCAAAAGTATTACATTTTGATAATTTTGACGACGCACAACAAATCCTAGGAGTGAATGATGAACATATTCGTATATTAGAAGATGAGTTTGACGTTCATATTTACTCTAACGGACATGAGGTTAAAATTAAAAGTGATGATGAGTCAATTGAACAAAAAACGTTAGACATACTAACGTCTCTACTTCGAATTAGAAAACAAGGTCACCAAGTGACGTTAAGAGATCTTCAATCTGCCATCCAAATGTCTGAAAAAGGAACTTTAGAATATCTAGAAGATCTTTATAAAGAAGAAATTGCTAAAGACTTTAGAGGAAAACCAATTCGCGCAAAAACAACAGGACAACAAATTTATATTAATCATATTAAAAATAATGATTTAACATTTGGTATTGGTCCTGCAGGAACGGGTAAAACATTTCTAGCAGTCGTAATTGCGTGCCAAATGTTAAAAGATAACGATATTAAACGAATTGTATTAACAAGACCAGCAGTAGAAGCTGGAGAAAACCTAGGATTTTTACCAGGTGATTTAAAAGAAAAAGTAGACCCATATTTAAGACCACTATACGATGGATTACACATGATGCTTGGCGCTGAACATACAGATCGTCTAATTGAGCGTGGAATCATTGAAGTAGCGCCACTTGCGTACATGAGAGGTCGTACGTTAAATGATGCGTTTATTATACTCGACGAAGCACAAAACACAACAACGATGCAGATGAAAATGTTCCTAACACGTCTTGGATTTGGTTCGAAGATGGTCGTTACAGGTGACGAAACACAAATCGATTTACCAAGTAAAACGAGAAGTGGTTTAATTGAAAGTGTAGATAAGCTAAAAGACGTCCGCGGAGTTAAAATTAATCACTTTACAGACCAAGACGTCGTGAGACATCCACTCGTATCAAGAATAATTCGCGCATATGAAGCAGGTGATATACATGTTAACGATTGATTTTTTAGATGAAGAAAACTATACAACAGAAAAAGAACGAGAAGACATTGAAACTCTAATTAACTATACGTATGACTATTTAAAAAAAGATAAAGACGCTGAAGTGTCAATATCATTTGTATCTGAAGAAGAAATACAAACAATTAATAGAGATTATAGAGATAAAAATGAAGTTACAGATGTCATTTCATTTGCGCTTTTAGATGATGATAGTGATGTAGATATTAAAGGTATGCCAGTTACTTTAGGCGATATTATTATCAATACGAACCGTGCACATGAGCAAGCAAAAGAATATAATCATTCATATAAAAGAGAGTTAATGTTTTTATCTTTACATGGTTTTCTACATTTACTTGGATATGACCATATGAATGAAGAAGATGAAAAAGAAATGTTCGGACTTCAAAAAGAAATTTTAGATGCGTTTGGACTTTCTAGAGATTAATGATGGAGCGGTTTAAATACCCTTTAGAAGGGTTTAGACGATTACTTAATAAAGATATTCATTTCTTACTTCACGTAATTACATCAATTATTGTGTTAATAATTTCAGTAATATTCAAACTTAATAGCGTAGAGTGGTTATTAATTATCAGTGCAATATTTTTAGTACTCATAACTGAAGCACTAAATACAGCAATTGAAGAAGTTGTGGATTTAACGACAAATGAATATCAACTTCATGCAAAATACGCTAAAGACGTCGCAAGTTTTGCAGTACTTTTATCGAGTCTTTACGCTATGATTATTGGCGTTATAATATTTTTACCAAAAATTTTAAAATTATTAGGAGTGTTTTAATATGGCGATTATCGATGATGGAATTTTTAAAGACGAATGGTATGACGAAGTTTTAAACGCACAACAAAATGCTTATACACCATATTCTAAATTTAATGTAGGTGCATTACTGATTACTGAAGATGACGAATATATTTACGGTGCAAATATTGAAAACGCATCGTATCCTGCAACAATTTGTGCAGAACGTACAGCACTCGTATCAGCTTATGCTAGAGGAATTACTAAATTTAAAGCATGTGTAGTGATCACTGATGCAGACGATCCAGCGAGTCCATGTGGTGTATGTCGACAGGTCTTAAAAGAACTTACACATGACAAGATGCCTGTATATATGTTAAGTAAAGATAAGCGCGTGATTAAACGTACAGTCGATGAATTATTACCGCTAGGATTTAGTGGAAAGGATATGGACTAATGACACAATTTAAATCCGGGTTTATAACTATTTTAGGAAGACCAAACGTTGGTAAATCGACGTTTATGAACCACGTACTTGGACAAAAAGTTGCGATTATGAGTGATAAACCACAAACGACAAGAAATAAAATTCAAGGAGTTTACACAACAGATACGGTTCAAATGATTTTCATTGATACACCTGGTATTCATAAACCAAAACACCAGCTCGGTGAACATATGATGCGCGTTGCGAAACGTACTTTAAAAGAGACTGAAGTGATTTTATTCGTTGTAAACGCAACAGAAAAAAAAGGTCCTGGTGACGAATATATTTTAAATATGATTAAAGATACGAAGACACCTGTCATTTTAGTCATAAATAAAATTGATCTCATCCATCCGGATGAACTTCCTGAAATCATTGAGCGCTATACTAATGAGTTTGAATTTGCAGATGTCGTACCAATTAGTGCACTACAAGGCACAAATACTACAAATCTTCTAGACGTTATTGAATCACACTTAGAAGAAGGGCCGATGTACTATCCGAAAGATCGTGTCACTGATCACCCTGAACATTTTATCGTTTCAGAGTTAATTCGTGAAAAAATCTTACTGTTAACAGAACAAGAAATTCCGCATTCAATTGGTGTAGAAGTGACTAAAATGAAGCGAGAAGACGATAGAGAAAAAGTAAAAGTTGAAGCGATTATTTACGTCGAAAGAGATTCTCAAAAAGGTATGGTTATCGGTAAAGGTGGTAAAATGCTAAAACGTGTCGGAACGCTTGCACGTAAAGATATTGAAGCATTACTTGGAGATAAAGTATATTTAGAATTATGGGTGAAAGTTCAAAAAGACTGGAGAAATAAGCCACAATTTATTAGAAATCTTGGCTATAAAGATGAAGAATATTAGGTGATAGTTTGATCCACCAAAATAAAGGTTTTATGATTCGACACACCAATTATAGTGAATCAAGTAAAATTATCACTGTACTGAGTGAAAATGGTGCACTTGTTCCGCTTATGGCGCGCGGATTTAATAAGCCAAGAAGTCCATTTAATAGTTTAAAGCAAGGTTTTAACCATAGTCTTTATACGTATTCAAGACATCGAGGAATGGGGACGCTAACTGAAGTTGACGTAATTAGTCAGTATAACAATATTAACGGTGATTTTGATACGTATACAGTTGCAAGTTTTATTGTAGAAATTATTAACCGTATTACTGATGAAGAAATTGCTGACCCAGCATTATATAAATTGATGTACCAAGCATTTAAATTGTTAGATGATAAAAACGAAAAGTATTCGGTACTAAGCTTTGTCATAATAAAATTATTTCCAAAATACGGAGCATTATTAAACGTCGATCAATGTGTATTATGTGGAAGTTATAATTATGAAAATATGAATCGTTATTCGTTTAAATATCATGGTGTTTTATGTAATAACCATACGAATGACGAAGAGTTAGAACGCTCAGTTTTTGTTAATAGCCGGTCAATTTATTTAGCAGCATTTTTAAAGCATGTTCAAATCGAACATTTAAACTCGATCAATATCGACGAGGCTGACGGTAAGAAATTATTTAAATTTGTCGATATGTTATTTCAAGAATATACTGGAGAGTTTTTTAAAACGAGAAAATTACTCCAAATATAAAAGCAGTGTCGTTAGACACTGCTTATTTTTGATTAATTAATTCATTTTTTCTTTTAAATAATCGTTTAAGTCTTCGATTGCGATACGTTCTTG encodes:
- a CDS encoding YwiC-like family protein; this translates as MQFKFKKQNQHGAWAMVFMPPLLGMVAGGFHASQLFFIIGWLFIFFSADHILYFFKRFKRKEFEILNSALLFGVISLLFLLYPIMVEYRVIYFFLCMIPFGTVNAYFSFKRNERNMLNNISAIIIFSLAGGATGILNTHEVTNKLIFIMIITTLYFVGSALVVKTVIREKNNPKYKWASFIYHFIIMVAGFIYHPIVGVAFLFGFIRAVYVYGKGWKPKQLGILEIIHVVYVTIVISLFMVYFS
- a CDS encoding PhoH family protein, with protein sequence MPKVLHFDNFDDAQQILGVNDEHIRILEDEFDVHIYSNGHEVKIKSDDESIEQKTLDILTSLLRIRKQGHQVTLRDLQSAIQMSEKGTLEYLEDLYKEEIAKDFRGKPIRAKTTGQQIYINHIKNNDLTFGIGPAGTGKTFLAVVIACQMLKDNDIKRIVLTRPAVEAGENLGFLPGDLKEKVDPYLRPLYDGLHMMLGAEHTDRLIERGIIEVAPLAYMRGRTLNDAFIILDEAQNTTTMQMKMFLTRLGFGSKMVVTGDETQIDLPSKTRSGLIESVDKLKDVRGVKINHFTDQDVVRHPLVSRIIRAYEAGDIHVND
- the ybeY gene encoding rRNA maturation RNase YbeY, whose translation is MLTIDFLDEENYTTEKEREDIETLINYTYDYLKKDKDAEVSISFVSEEEIQTINRDYRDKNEVTDVISFALLDDDSDVDIKGMPVTLGDIIINTNRAHEQAKEYNHSYKRELMFLSLHGFLHLLGYDHMNEEDEKEMFGLQKEILDAFGLSRD
- a CDS encoding diacylglycerol kinase family protein, encoding MERFKYPLEGFRRLLNKDIHFLLHVITSIIVLIISVIFKLNSVEWLLIISAIFLVLITEALNTAIEEVVDLTTNEYQLHAKYAKDVASFAVLLSSLYAMIIGVIIFLPKILKLLGVF
- the cdd gene encoding cytidine deaminase; its protein translation is MAIIDDGIFKDEWYDEVLNAQQNAYTPYSKFNVGALLITEDDEYIYGANIENASYPATICAERTALVSAYARGITKFKACVVITDADDPASPCGVCRQVLKELTHDKMPVYMLSKDKRVIKRTVDELLPLGFSGKDMD
- the era gene encoding GTPase Era, whose amino-acid sequence is MTQFKSGFITILGRPNVGKSTFMNHVLGQKVAIMSDKPQTTRNKIQGVYTTDTVQMIFIDTPGIHKPKHQLGEHMMRVAKRTLKETEVILFVVNATEKKGPGDEYILNMIKDTKTPVILVINKIDLIHPDELPEIIERYTNEFEFADVVPISALQGTNTTNLLDVIESHLEEGPMYYPKDRVTDHPEHFIVSELIREKILLLTEQEIPHSIGVEVTKMKREDDREKVKVEAIIYVERDSQKGMVIGKGGKMLKRVGTLARKDIEALLGDKVYLELWVKVQKDWRNKPQFIRNLGYKDEEY
- the recO gene encoding DNA repair protein RecO, producing MIHQNKGFMIRHTNYSESSKIITVLSENGALVPLMARGFNKPRSPFNSLKQGFNHSLYTYSRHRGMGTLTEVDVISQYNNINGDFDTYTVASFIVEIINRITDEEIADPALYKLMYQAFKLLDDKNEKYSVLSFVIIKLFPKYGALLNVDQCVLCGSYNYENMNRYSFKYHGVLCNNHTNDEELERSVFVNSRSIYLAAFLKHVQIEHLNSINIDEADGKKLFKFVDMLFQEYTGEFFKTRKLLQI